The genomic stretch TATGGCACATCACCCACATACCTACATGATGAGGATAACAAATCAGGTCTGGACACCCTGGATTGACCTACTACGTAAGCCGATTCACATTTCTTGACCCGGCAGTGTTACTGCACATGTATGGACTGGCTTCATGAATATACCCTGCAAGGTGGGGCCCAGGGTAACCCGGACCTCCTTCCCCTACAAGGGCTCCGGTAACTAACGCCATCTGAAGGCAGCATCAGTTCCCATGGTCAAGTTCCGAAAATTATATATTTTTGGAGCTTTATAAATTGGAAAATGAAGAGCTCACCCTAGTGTTCATCAGGTTGTTATCAATATCCCGGTAGACagaatcccgatggtcagaatgctgacagcggcatcctgaagtTCAAAATCCTGATAGATTTTGGTAAGTATATTAACCCGAATCCTAATCTTAACCCacttctcccacagcctaaccctaaccaacctctcccgcagcctaaccctaacccacctctcccgcagcctaaccctaacccacccctcctgcagcctaaccctaacacaccccttccacagcctaaccctaacacatctctcccgcagcctaaccctaacccacctctcccccagcctaaccctaacccacccctccgcaGCCGaaccctcccctccacagcctaaccctaacccacctctcccgcagcctaaccctaacccacctctcctgcagcctaaacctaacccacctctcccgcagcctaacactaaccatcctctcccgcagcctaaccctaacccacccttcctgcagcctaaccctaacccacccctcctgcagcctaaccctaacccacctctcccgcagcctaaccctaacccacccctcccgaagcctaaccctaacccactactcccgcagcctaaccctaacacacccctcccgcagcctaaccctaacccactcctcctgcagcctaaccctaacccacctctaccgcagcctaacgctaacccacccctcccgaagcctaaccttaacccacttctcccgcagcctaaccctaacccacttctcccacagcctaaccctaacccatccctccgcagcctaaccgtaaccctcccctccgcaacctaaccctaacccacctctcccgcagcctaaccctagcccacccctccctcagtctaaccctaacccacgcctcctgcagcctaaccctaacacacctctcccacagcctaactctaacccacccctcccgcagtctaaccctaacccacgcctcccgcagtctaaccctaacccacccctcccgcagtctaaccctaacccacgcctcccgcagtctaaccctaaccatcctctcccgcggcctaaccctaaccctccctctagtgcctaaccccagttTTTACAGGCAGGATCCATCAGGGTTCTGATTGTCCGAATTtcactgtcggcattctgacaaTTGTGATCCTGAGCCCAGGGACATTAACTACATCCGGTAAGCAGGAGCTTTCAGCAAAATTTCATGCGTTACCTTTTTAATGAATGTGGGTCAGTattaaaagtaggtgaaaattaatatgATCACATACAATAAGGTATAATGAATAGCCTCCTCAGACTCGAATCCAGACACATACTTATAAACAGGGTTGTTTGAGCTTCACAGTTTATACAATATTAATTGAGttgattacagaaaaaaaaaaattcaaatccaTTAAGATGTTTCCATTTAGTTTTACATCATCTTTATAGTGTCACCAGTTTCCACCAGTTGTTACTGTAATCTGGTGACAGGGAGCGTTGTCATTTGTGATGATGTAAATATAGGTTCTTCTTCCATTTTTGTGTTCCACTTTCCACAATACAGTATGATCCATGTCTTGTGATTGCACAATATGACCTCTGACATGTAATATAGTAATCTGTGCAACCTGCTATATAGTCAGCCTGTGAACACAGCCATATTATCTGAGTAAAAACTGAGGCCAGGACACACAGTTTAACAATTTATTGGGCATTTTGTCACTTAGAAGAGGTAAATGTTACTGAGCGTCCCTTTCATTCAGGTCAAAATTCAGCACTTAGAAGTAGTTTACCACCCGTCTGATGGACTGGATGTTTGCACTCTGGGCCTGCCATTCATTAAATGTACGGTAATCACCTCTCTCCACAATGTACATACGTCCGCGGTAGTTGGGCTCTTCATACAGCACCCATCTGGAATTATACACATGGAACAGAATAAGTGCAAACCTAGAAAGTATTGTCATTGCTTTGCATGGTATAGAGAAAAATATTAAGAACACACACTTGCAATAAAAACCATCTACAGTATATGATCATTTGAGGCCTGAATATTAATTTTGTAGGACTTATTTCAGCGTGTAGGGCTTCAGTATGCTATTACTTTTTCACCATTATAAAACTAGTATCCATTGTCCCAATTCCCATTACCCACCCTTTTTCATTATCCAGCTTCATAATCTAGAGTCAGTTCATACCCTGGTTAAGCTGAAGTTGTTCGGAGGTCTGGAAGAGTGGTAAACTGTACATGTAGCTAACCTGGCAACCGTTTCAGTTGCAGAGTTTCCAATATGCTTTACATGGGATTGGTATTTAAtcctggcggatgggatgccgaaccccccccccccttccccttggaGCACTAACCTCCCGGGCGGCACCTAACCAAATGCTACccacccaacaccccccccccccacacacacacacacacacacacctacgctGCCAAAACCTAATCCTCCCAACTATACTTGCTCTATCGAAATCCCACCATCAGGATATTGACCTGGTCGGAATTCTAGCGTTGGTGTTATGACGGCTGGCGGGATTCCAACtggtgggatcccgacagccaggatcctgaatgtaTACTACTTTACATCTAGGATTCCTGCTCTTTATAATCCTCAGAATCAGATCTTTGAGCTGAGTTATTTGATTTAGGGTCTGGGTATCTAGAAGATCTCAACTACTGACACTGGTCTTTAATTTTCCCTTAACATAACAATGCATGTGGGTCTTGTTTTATAATAATTTGGATTGTTCTATGTTTGTTAATTTACAATAATTTACATGAATGATTAGATCTACAATGATCAAAATGAAATAAAGGATATGGGGACAATTTATTGATATTTTCTTATGGGTAGGTGTGTTGTGTCATATTCTACATGTAGTCAATGTTAAAATTTCTGTATCtagaaatgtttttgttttttttataaagacGATTATCACTAAAATAATTATCTTCatctgaggggtatattcaataagtctcGGATCCATTCCGAAAAgcttttgtcggaatggatccgacaagagctattcaatgaatggccaaatccgactgtcggattttagccaaatctgactgtcggatttgccGTTCcaggtgtcctgtcctgctgctgctgccagcggcTGCCGAGTGTGCTGACAGCGGCTGCGGGGGGAGCTGGCAGCGGCGGCGTGGGGAGCTGGcagtggggggacatgtctgctgCGGCGGGGGTGATGTCTGCGGCAGGTGGGGGAGGCACTGCTGGTAGTGAGGAGTCTGGCTGGGGGGACGCCctgctcaatccaacttttttaaaagtcggattgagattgtcggaaagggagccaaaacctgttggatttggcccaggtttccgacagaagcacgcggatcggcacctattccgccgatccacatgttttccgacaagccgggaattcccgacttgtcagaaaaaaacagcccaaattgaataggtcggaagctgccatctttccgacaagacggcagcttttgacagctattgaatacggccTATAGTCATTGACAGCTGACATGTGCATAGACAAGTACAGTGGGGAGTTCCAGTTCCCAGAAAACTCTTCCCCAGCgaatacatgcagtataaagggagtcatggagctgctgcacatgtccagtggcaGCTGATTTTCCTACCAAGCTtgctgtgtctgtggatctgagttctcaagttcaccagagagagaatctggtaagtttcTTAGCGTGATCAACAGTCCTGCTTACGtatgaagtactgtattacatacactgcactttatctgggcagactatagcttgttatatgctaattatgcatccagaATAAAAGGGGGAGGGCGACAGGGGCAGTCGCCCGGGATCCCCAGACTGGGTCAGTCTGACCCTACAATTTCTGGAAGCAGGtgcacctgttcctggataatggaTGCTCTGTGTTGTGCATGCACAGACTGCATAGAGCACAGAACGGCTTCTGAGTCCCCTCCTCGGTGGCATATGACACATCACGTCCGGCCGCTGATGAAGGAACCCGTGAGCTGCTCTGCCCTGCATGCAGAGCAGAGAGCCGGAAGCATGAGTACCCAGGTGCCACAAAGGCGGGGGTTGAGTGCACTGTGGACATATTGACGGGGCAGGACAAGAGGTAATTTTACTGAAGGGGGCTCCCACAACTTGGTTGCCTCGGtccccccacaagccttaatccgcccctgtatgcatccttcatgggcaggcgacaattgctctaaaatcaaacatttggaaaccccctctctagaaatcctgcatttgcccctgatgtGTACAAGTATACATCTGACCATGCTGAAACGCATAATATATTTCATGTGTGATGTTTCCTGTGCTCCCCTTCTCAGTGTAATACTTACGCTCCATCACCATAGACCTTGATGGCATTCACACAGTTCTTGTTCCAGCCCCGTCCCTGGAGGAATGGACAGTCCTCGCAGAACTCCAAGCACTGACCTGTGAAGTTACAGCCCTCAAACAGCTCCAGCCTATAATGTTCTCCATGCTAGAACAAAAGGGAAAATTATAATTAGACTATTAGATCTATGTTGAGTCATTAATCTAGTACTTACTGCTATGTAGATAATACTAAATACAGTAAAgttggatcttttagtaacacaatcAGTAAGATCTCTTGGAACCTCTGATTTTTCAAGGTTGTTCCTGgttataaaaaaaaacctcaaaacttAAATTTAATAGAAATAAGTTTTGAGGGTTGCTCTGAATATGTAAAAGCAACCTCGGGAAAAATGATGGAACAGTATATATTTTTGTGATGTCTTCACGTCATAGAAATCACTGCAGAAGACTCACCTACTGTTGCTCTCCAAATATACTGTACCTCACTTGACAGCATGGGAGACCTGATATTCTAAAATGTGTAAAATGTTACCATAATGTAGGTTGCCATAGTGATATCTCACCAACATTATTGGGAATAACATTTGCTTGTAGAACTTTACAGTTCCTTCACAGTTTTAACTTCTAACCGTCTATTTTTAAGTGTTTCTTTTCATGGTCTCTCTCAGGGGATGTCACTTATTTTGACTTTTTTCTTTGCTATTGTGAAACATTggttaagaaaaaaaaattgttgccGTTTTACTACAGTGCGTATACAGGATGTATCACGTATCATGCCCCATATCGCATGCATACCAACGTTTTGGGACATATCTTCCGAACAGAGAACTGTGAATGTGCGACCGATGGTCTGTTCATGTGCTAGCTGAAGGTGAGGGGGACGGGGTCTAAGGGGAATCCTTTGATGGTGTTGGCTATCGGGAACAATCTCTGGAAAGTTTAACTTTCTGGAGCTCGATGCATTTTGGCACATCGCAGCCCTATAGCATTCTATGGGGACTGCAGTGCCGACGGGCCATAGAGGAAAACTCTGATACCCACTGCATGTTCAGAATGTCGTCAGACCATCGAAAACTGCTGTTTTCTGAGGTTTGACCACATTTTTCAAGATAGTGCATCTCGCCCAGTGTGTCTTTGCCCTTGTGTTCCAATTGAGTAAGTTACACAATCAAGCAACACCTCTGCTCTCACACGTTAGATGTCAATGCAATGGAGAAAATACACATAAACAAGACATGTTTCAAGGCTGATAACACATAAAAACCAGATAGCATTATGTAAACAATTACCATGATCAAAAAACTCCAGAAattaggggccaaatgtaatagagtgagagtttcaaaaagtgagagatttggtaaggttttgcagtttttttttaaatggcaatcatttacacagcaagatcaacctggttttgcagtgtaaatgattgccactttaaaaaaaaaacctgcaaaaccttaccaaatctctcactttctgaaactctaactctattacatttggccttagGTATAAGTAATACAAATGAGATAAACTACAAACCATTCTGACAGGTCGACTGGACCCCATGTGATCATTGTGTCCATTCCAACGGTGGAAGTC from Pseudophryne corroboree isolate aPseCor3 chromosome 5, aPseCor3.hap2, whole genome shotgun sequence encodes the following:
- the CRYGN gene encoding gamma-crystallin N, yielding MSQYSGKIIFYEGKCFTGRKLEVFGDCDNFQDRGFMNRVNSIRVESGAWICFDHPDFKGQQYILERGEYPDFHRWNGHNDHMGSSRPVRMHGEHYRLELFEGCNFTGQCLEFCEDCPFLQGRGWNKNCVNAIKVYGDGAWVLYEEPNYRGRMYIVERGDYRTFNEWQAQSANIQSIRRVVNYF